From Planococcus halocryophilus, the proteins below share one genomic window:
- a CDS encoding DNA alkylation repair protein produces MNCETVMQELEALGKERMKKIYLSNGAHEPLFGVATGAMKPIAKKIKINQALAEQLYATGNYDAMYFAGIIADPKAMTAEDFDCWIEDAYFYMIADFVVAVTLSESNIAQEVADQWIASGEELKMSAGWSCYCWLLGNRSDEEFSESKISAMLDTVEKNIHSSPPRTKSSMNNFLYTVGISFRPLNDKAVEVSKRVGIVEIERDNKKNSLLNAYESIQTAMEKGRLGFKRKYVRC; encoded by the coding sequence ATGAATTGCGAAACAGTAATGCAAGAACTAGAGGCATTAGGAAAAGAACGAATGAAAAAGATTTATTTATCCAACGGTGCACATGAACCTTTATTTGGCGTAGCAACAGGTGCTATGAAGCCAATCGCGAAGAAAATAAAGATAAATCAAGCGTTGGCAGAACAATTGTATGCAACAGGTAACTACGATGCGATGTATTTTGCAGGTATTATTGCAGACCCAAAAGCTATGACTGCTGAGGACTTTGATTGCTGGATAGAGGACGCGTATTTTTATATGATTGCTGATTTTGTCGTGGCGGTAACTTTATCAGAGTCTAATATTGCACAGGAAGTAGCTGATCAATGGATTGCCAGCGGAGAAGAATTGAAAATGTCGGCGGGATGGAGCTGTTATTGTTGGCTACTCGGTAATCGTTCAGACGAGGAATTTTCCGAAAGCAAGATTTCAGCTATGCTTGATACTGTGGAAAAGAACATACACAGCTCACCGCCACGTACGAAATCCTCAATGAATAATTTTTTATACACGGTTGGAATTTCATTTCGGCCATTAAATGACAAGGCAGTCGAAGTTTCGAAAAGAGTCGGGATTGTAGAAATTGAACGGGATAACAAAAAAAATAGCCTGTTAAATGCCTATGAAAGCATTCAAACGGCTATGGAAAAAGGTAGATTGGGCTTTAAACGCAAATATGTCAGATGTTAA
- the cls gene encoding cardiolipin synthase, with the protein MSNIFVVVNVMLAIFILFFERKTATSAWAWILILFFVPIVGFVLYLLFGKSLRPKRLNSTATYDNKKFKEYRIRQLNELKEGSFRPSSKNVEKWLDLIQMNMSRTDAPLSTATDIQIFNDGTKKFNALFEDICKAKDHVHLQYFILNNDDLGRRLIGLLTKKAKQGVNIRFLYDDLGSKNLPKDFFDEFHASGGIAVPFLPALMSSINPRLNHRNHRKLVVVDGSVGYIGGFNVGDEYLGKKELGYWRDTHLRLEGSIIYSLQNRFFIDWNQATEKFPLKFAESFFPSKDENSGTAMQMVASGPLDTHEDIKNGYLKMIYHARKSIYLQTPYFIPDKSIMDALKTAALGGVDVQIMIPHQADHIFVHSATLSFARELLRDGVKVYSYKNGFLHAKTLVVDGQSYSVGSANMDIRSFKLNFEVNAFVYDEQSAREMEDLFFRDKELSAELTEETFKSQSWMEKIKQDVAQLVSPIL; encoded by the coding sequence GTGAGTAATATTTTTGTTGTGGTCAATGTAATGCTGGCAATCTTTATTTTATTTTTTGAACGAAAAACGGCAACATCGGCATGGGCATGGATTTTAATATTATTTTTCGTACCGATAGTTGGTTTCGTTTTATATTTGCTATTCGGTAAATCGTTACGACCAAAACGGTTAAATAGTACAGCTACCTATGACAATAAAAAATTTAAGGAATATCGCATACGTCAACTAAACGAACTAAAAGAAGGTAGTTTTCGTCCATCTTCAAAAAATGTAGAAAAGTGGTTAGATCTTATCCAAATGAATATGTCTAGAACGGATGCACCTTTGTCGACTGCAACAGATATTCAAATCTTTAACGATGGCACCAAAAAATTTAATGCGTTATTTGAAGATATTTGTAAGGCAAAAGATCATGTCCACCTGCAATATTTCATTTTAAACAATGACGATTTAGGTCGTCGCCTCATAGGTTTGTTAACTAAAAAAGCCAAACAAGGGGTTAATATCCGGTTCTTGTATGATGACCTAGGTTCCAAAAATCTCCCGAAAGATTTTTTTGATGAATTCCATGCAAGTGGGGGGATAGCAGTTCCCTTTTTACCGGCACTGATGTCGAGCATTAATCCTCGGCTGAATCACAGAAATCACCGTAAATTAGTGGTTGTGGATGGTTCGGTTGGTTATATCGGTGGGTTCAACGTTGGTGATGAATATTTAGGCAAGAAGGAACTAGGCTATTGGCGAGATACTCACCTCCGTCTAGAAGGAAGTATCATTTATTCACTTCAAAATCGTTTTTTTATTGACTGGAATCAAGCAACTGAGAAATTTCCGTTAAAGTTTGCTGAAAGCTTTTTCCCTAGTAAAGATGAAAATTCAGGCACGGCGATGCAAATGGTTGCAAGTGGACCTTTGGACACACATGAAGACATTAAAAACGGGTACTTGAAAATGATTTATCATGCTCGCAAAAGTATTTATCTACAAACACCGTATTTTATCCCAGATAAGTCGATTATGGATGCATTAAAAACAGCAGCATTAGGTGGCGTTGATGTTCAAATTATGATTCCGCATCAAGCTGACCACATATTTGTTCATTCGGCTACACTGTCATTCGCTCGTGAATTGCTACGAGATGGTGTCAAAGTGTATAGCTATAAAAATGGCTTTTTACATGCCAAAACACTCGTAGTTGATGGGCAATCCTATTCGGTAGGATCAGCTAATATGGACATTCGTAGTTTTAAATTGAATTTTGAAGTGAATGCTTTTGTATACGATGAGCAGTCAGCACGTGAAATGGAAGATTTATTTTTCCGAGATAAGGAACTTTCTGCCGAATTGACAGAAGAAACATTTAAGAGTCAATCGTGGATGGAAAAAATTAAGCAAGATGTAGCACAGTTAGTATCACCAATTTTGTAA
- a CDS encoding YusW family protein, protein MIRKNAIATGFLFSAVFSLGACGNDDQVTDTVTEDAVDYEGVEDANPGGGLEDENIGGEVYGFTEFELEVEYTDPEEKLKVSYEEDRDLVEAEYEDSSAEEMLSGNNAFDKIEPFLAQLELTPDMSDEDVINKVTEVFDLAPDYESLEIDVTYADGTDKEYESSGN, encoded by the coding sequence ATGATTAGAAAAAATGCAATTGCAACTGGCTTCCTTTTCTCCGCTGTATTTTCTCTAGGGGCTTGTGGCAATGATGACCAAGTAACAGATACCGTTACAGAAGATGCTGTGGATTACGAAGGTGTTGAAGATGCTAATCCTGGCGGAGGTCTTGAGGATGAAAATATTGGTGGCGAGGTTTACGGCTTTACCGAGTTCGAGTTAGAAGTTGAGTACACGGATCCAGAAGAAAAATTAAAAGTTTCTTATGAAGAAGACCGTGATCTTGTAGAGGCTGAATATGAAGATTCCTCTGCTGAAGAAATGCTATCAGGTAATAATGCATTTGATAAGATCGAACCTTTTTTAGCTCAACTCGAGTTGACTCCGGATATGTCTGATGAAGATGTTATTAATAAAGTTACGGAAGTATTCGACCTTGCACCGGATTATGAATCCTTAGAGATTGATGTAACGTATGCTGACGGAACCGATAAAGAATATGAGTCTTCAGGAAACTAG
- a CDS encoding metal ABC transporter substrate-binding protein, which produces MFKKNKIFIISIVLLFLLAGCSSNESENSDTKDDKLQVVTTYSILYDIVKNVGGDQIDLHSLAPIGSNPHEYETLPLDVQKATDADIVFYNGLNLEAGNSWFEKLMITAGKSEDSAPVYKMSEGVEPMYLTTEGKEGEEDPHAWLDVQNGIKYAENARDAFIEIDPDHKEEYEKNAQAYISELEALHQKAIDQYSKIPKEKRIFVTSEGAFKYFSKAYDFQAEYIWEINQENQGTPSQITRVLDLINEQQIQGLFLETSIDPRSMEMVSRETGMDIKGKVFTDSIGKPGEDGDTYIKMMQWNIDTIYKGLTE; this is translated from the coding sequence ATGTTTAAAAAGAATAAAATTTTTATCATTAGTATCGTCTTGCTTTTTTTATTAGCAGGATGTTCTAGTAACGAAAGCGAAAATAGCGATACAAAAGATGACAAGTTACAAGTAGTAACAACGTATTCGATTCTATATGACATTGTAAAAAATGTGGGAGGAGATCAAATTGACCTTCATAGTTTAGCGCCAATTGGCTCGAACCCACATGAATATGAAACATTGCCATTAGATGTACAAAAAGCAACAGACGCAGATATCGTTTTTTATAACGGCTTAAATTTAGAGGCAGGTAACTCATGGTTTGAAAAGTTGATGATTACTGCTGGGAAATCAGAAGATTCAGCACCTGTCTACAAAATGAGCGAAGGCGTAGAGCCGATGTATTTAACCACTGAAGGAAAAGAAGGCGAAGAAGATCCGCACGCTTGGTTAGATGTTCAAAATGGCATTAAATATGCAGAGAATGCAAGAGATGCCTTTATTGAAATAGACCCGGACCATAAAGAAGAGTATGAAAAAAATGCACAAGCTTATATTAGTGAGTTGGAAGCACTTCATCAGAAAGCCATCGATCAATATAGCAAAATTCCAAAAGAAAAACGGATTTTTGTAACAAGTGAAGGGGCATTTAAATACTTCAGTAAAGCTTATGATTTCCAAGCTGAGTACATTTGGGAGATCAACCAAGAAAACCAAGGAACACCATCACAAATTACGCGTGTACTTGATTTGATCAATGAACAGCAAATTCAAGGTTTGTTTTTAGAAACAAGTATTGACCCACGCAGTATGGAAATGGTGTCGAGAGAAACAGGTATGGATATTAAAGGAAAAGTCTTTACCGATTCAATTGGGAAACCAGGCGAAGATGGAGATACGTATATCAAAATGATGCAGTGGAATATAGATACGATTTATAAAGGGTTAACTGAGTAA
- a CDS encoding metal ABC transporter permease, giving the protein MAFIEGLIEYDFLQKALLTSIMVGIICGVIGCFIILRGMALMGDAISHAVLPGVAISYAIGINFFFGAVFTGVLTAIGIGFVSQNSRIKQDTAIGIMFSAAFALGAILITVLESSTDLYHILFGNVLAVRPSDMWITLGIGLIVLVSVFGFYKELLVTSFDETMAEVYGLPVRLIHYFLMTLLTMVTVASLQTVGIILVVAMLITPAATAYLLTDRLSTMIFISASIGVSAAVIGLYFSFTYNLASGATIVLAATTLFFLAFVFSPKQGMLWRKLNARKQRTVTN; this is encoded by the coding sequence ATGGCTTTTATCGAAGGGCTTATTGAATATGACTTTTTGCAAAAAGCTTTACTTACCTCGATTATGGTAGGAATTATTTGCGGAGTCATCGGTTGTTTTATCATTTTAAGAGGAATGGCTTTAATGGGAGATGCGATTTCCCATGCGGTTTTACCAGGAGTGGCAATTTCTTATGCAATTGGCATCAATTTCTTCTTTGGTGCGGTATTTACAGGTGTGTTAACCGCGATTGGGATCGGTTTTGTTAGTCAAAACAGTCGGATCAAACAAGATACGGCAATTGGTATTATGTTTTCTGCAGCATTTGCGTTAGGGGCAATCCTTATTACGGTTCTTGAAAGTAGTACCGATTTGTATCATATTTTGTTTGGTAATGTGTTAGCGGTAAGGCCATCAGATATGTGGATTACGCTTGGCATCGGGCTAATTGTTTTAGTTTCTGTTTTTGGTTTTTACAAAGAACTTCTTGTAACGTCGTTTGATGAGACGATGGCAGAAGTTTACGGTCTTCCAGTGAGATTGATTCATTACTTTTTAATGACACTTCTGACAATGGTGACAGTAGCTTCGCTTCAAACAGTCGGAATTATATTAGTAGTGGCGATGCTAATCACACCTGCTGCAACAGCATATTTACTGACGGATCGCCTATCAACAATGATTTTCATATCGGCATCTATTGGGGTGAGTGCAGCTGTAATCGGCTTGTACTTTAGTTTCACATACAACTTGGCGTCAGGTGCTACTATTGTGCTTGCTGCGACGACTCTGTTCTTTTTAGCCTTTGTTTTCTCGCCTAAGCAAGGAATGTTATGGCGGAAATTAAATGCCAGAAAACAAAGAACAGTAACCAATTAA
- a CDS encoding metal ABC transporter ATP-binding protein: protein MVSAIKIKDVQVSYHGHSAIEAIDLTLEQGKVLGIIGPNGAGKSTLLKAILNLVSIDKGVIEIFGEALKENRKRIAYVPQRNQYDWDFPIHVLDAVLIGTYPILGIFKRPKKKDKEWAYECLKKVRMEEFAHRQIGELSGGQQQRVFLARALAQKADIFFLDEPFVGIDATSEEMIVKLLKDLRDQGKTVVVVHHDLSKANEYFDELLLLNKQVIEYGSPQQVLIPEVMRKAYESELSFLYEVGVN from the coding sequence ATGGTTTCTGCAATTAAAATAAAAGATGTTCAAGTTTCCTATCATGGCCATTCTGCAATAGAAGCCATTGACTTGACTCTTGAACAAGGTAAAGTTCTTGGCATAATTGGTCCGAACGGCGCAGGCAAATCAACATTATTAAAAGCGATATTAAATTTAGTTTCTATTGATAAAGGCGTCATTGAAATATTTGGTGAAGCATTAAAAGAAAATAGAAAACGAATTGCTTATGTGCCTCAAAGAAATCAATACGATTGGGATTTCCCCATCCATGTTCTAGATGCTGTTTTGATCGGTACTTATCCAATCTTAGGAATATTTAAGCGACCAAAGAAAAAAGACAAAGAATGGGCTTACGAATGTTTGAAAAAAGTACGCATGGAAGAATTTGCTCATCGACAAATAGGGGAACTTTCCGGAGGGCAGCAACAGCGTGTTTTTCTTGCAAGAGCACTAGCGCAAAAAGCAGATATCTTCTTTTTGGATGAACCATTTGTCGGCATTGACGCGACAAGTGAAGAAATGATCGTCAAACTACTAAAAGATTTGAGAGACCAAGGCAAAACAGTAGTCGTGGTCCACCATGATTTAAGTAAAGCAAATGAATACTTTGATGAACTATTATTACTAAACAAACAAGTAATTGAGTATGGTAGTCCGCAACAAGTGTTGATACCTGAGGTTATGCGGAAAGCCTATGAAAGCGAATTATCTTTTTTGTATGAAGTTGGGGTGAACTGA
- a CDS encoding CGNR zinc finger domain-containing protein yields MTTNNENYYSYVSDYLFINFLNTINIKKIAVTDFLEEENGIEDWISFMVKQGILTLQQVEQLEKSSIDVKKMKDFRDQWRNYFEESEELQNAIESLAMYTKQTPLYFDHSLKPIPSKGGTEGLLAMLSFEMLQASQSGIFKKLKKCDSSLCYAFFIDTSGKRKWCSMEVCGNREKARRHYAKQLSS; encoded by the coding sequence ATGACAACAAACAATGAAAATTATTATTCATATGTAAGTGACTATTTATTTATCAACTTTTTAAATACAATCAATATCAAAAAAATAGCGGTAACAGATTTTCTAGAAGAAGAAAATGGAATAGAAGACTGGATATCGTTTATGGTGAAACAAGGTATATTGACTTTGCAGCAAGTAGAGCAACTGGAAAAGTCTTCGATTGATGTGAAGAAAATGAAAGATTTTCGTGACCAGTGGAGAAATTACTTTGAGGAATCGGAAGAATTACAAAACGCAATTGAATCATTAGCTATGTATACGAAACAAACGCCTTTGTATTTTGATCATTCACTAAAACCCATTCCAAGTAAAGGTGGCACAGAAGGACTTCTTGCCATGCTGTCGTTTGAAATGCTCCAAGCATCTCAAAGTGGCATCTTTAAAAAACTAAAAAAATGCGATAGTTCCCTCTGCTATGCATTTTTTATAGATACAAGCGGCAAGCGTAAATGGTGTTCAATGGAAGTTTGCGGGAATCGTGAAAAAGCGAGAAGACATTACGCTAAACAACTAAGTTCATAA
- the trxA gene encoding thioredoxin → MSIKDVTDSTFVDETKEGFVIAELGAAWCAPCKMIAPSLEEINEDQQNNISVVQVDIDDNQETAQKYGVMSIPTLLFFKDGELMEQSVGFQPKEEILAIAQKHI, encoded by the coding sequence ATGTCTATTAAAGACGTTACAGATTCAACATTTGTCGATGAAACGAAAGAAGGTTTTGTAATTGCAGAACTTGGTGCAGCTTGGTGTGCTCCCTGCAAAATGATCGCTCCTTCTTTAGAAGAAATCAATGAAGATCAGCAAAATAACATAAGCGTTGTCCAAGTAGATATTGATGACAATCAAGAAACTGCACAAAAATATGGTGTTATGAGTATTCCTACACTTCTATTCTTTAAAGATGGTGAATTGATGGAACAATCTGTAGGCTTCCAGCCGAAAGAAGAAATTCTTGCTATCGCTCAAAAACACATCTAA
- a CDS encoding peroxiredoxin-like family protein gives MTTNMREEIQEYIENFKKKKPAEAQEKMQNAIDELEASDQGKGLKTGEKAPNFNLPNATGETVELYEQLKQGPVVLTFYRGNWCPYCNMELRAYQQVIGEIHGQNAELIAISPQTPDQSMSIQEKHDLEYIVLSDENNEVANQFNLVYQLPEYLVDIYKSSGLNVDKYNGEDTWRLPVSATYIIGTDGTIAYDYTKSDYRDRVEPSTVVEELKKIN, from the coding sequence ATGACTACAAACATGAGAGAAGAAATCCAGGAATATATCGAGAACTTTAAGAAAAAAAAGCCAGCTGAAGCGCAAGAGAAGATGCAAAATGCGATTGACGAGTTAGAAGCTTCTGACCAAGGAAAAGGATTAAAAACAGGCGAAAAAGCACCAAACTTTAACTTACCGAATGCTACAGGTGAAACGGTTGAACTATATGAACAGTTAAAACAAGGACCTGTAGTTCTAACATTCTATCGTGGCAACTGGTGTCCGTATTGCAATATGGAACTGCGTGCGTATCAGCAAGTAATCGGTGAAATTCACGGCCAAAACGCTGAATTGATTGCCATTAGCCCACAAACACCAGATCAATCGATGTCTATTCAAGAAAAGCATGACTTAGAATACATCGTCTTAAGTGATGAAAATAACGAAGTAGCCAACCAATTTAACTTGGTTTACCAATTACCTGAATACCTAGTAGACATTTATAAAAGCAGTGGTTTGAATGTTGATAAGTATAACGGTGAAGATACGTGGAGACTTCCTGTTTCGGCGACGTATATTATTGGTACTGATGGAACGATTGCCTATGACTACACAAAATCAGATTATAGAGATCGTGTAGAACCTTCAACAGTCGTAGAAGAATTAAAGAAAATTAACTAA
- a CDS encoding copper amine oxidase — protein MKLNKVLLAVPLSLALLVPTAALADSHGGHSTASEASMEMATATPAAELRIALDTTLTEHAFLAIEAMRKGVDGAEDFDQAAGALLANADDLSAAVGSVYGDEGAAQFDEVWKSHIGYFVDYVTATAEDNQEGKDQALAELEKYKVEQSEFFDTATGGLLPAAAVQEGLDMHVDQLINAFDAYVAGDFEKAYSLEREGIQHMSMFAESLSIAITTQFPDKFDNTSADTPAIDLRATLNQTFTEHAGLAVMAMQDGADGAESFDQAAGALLANADDLSAAVGSVYGEEAGAQFEETWKSHIGYFVDYVTATSEGNKEGQEQARAELDQYIVDQAAFLDAATEGRVPADALEEGLTAHVGQLLGAFDSYVAGDFDAAYSSIREAYAHMQMPAAGLSAAIVDQFPDQFSATEMPSEMPKTGMGGMADQGSFPFLWVLAGLMLAALTTVVAVRTRKQ, from the coding sequence ATGAAATTAAACAAAGTACTTTTAGCCGTACCACTTAGCCTAGCCTTACTGGTACCAACGGCGGCACTTGCCGACAGCCACGGAGGACATTCTACAGCGAGCGAAGCATCCATGGAAATGGCAACAGCAACACCAGCTGCGGAATTACGCATTGCACTCGACACGACATTAACGGAGCATGCCTTCCTCGCAATCGAAGCGATGCGTAAAGGCGTCGACGGCGCAGAAGATTTTGACCAAGCAGCGGGTGCACTTTTAGCCAATGCAGATGACTTGTCTGCAGCAGTTGGTTCAGTTTACGGTGACGAAGGCGCTGCGCAATTTGACGAAGTATGGAAATCACATATCGGCTATTTCGTGGATTACGTGACAGCAACCGCTGAAGACAACCAAGAAGGCAAAGACCAAGCATTAGCAGAACTGGAAAAATACAAAGTGGAACAATCTGAGTTCTTTGATACGGCAACGGGTGGCTTACTGCCAGCGGCAGCTGTTCAAGAAGGATTGGACATGCACGTAGATCAGTTGATCAACGCGTTTGACGCATACGTTGCCGGCGATTTCGAAAAAGCATACTCATTAGAGCGTGAAGGGATTCAACACATGAGCATGTTCGCAGAAAGCTTGTCAATTGCGATCACAACTCAATTCCCAGACAAATTCGATAACACAAGTGCCGATACACCAGCGATTGACTTGCGTGCAACATTGAACCAAACGTTCACAGAACACGCTGGACTTGCAGTGATGGCAATGCAAGACGGTGCCGATGGCGCGGAAAGCTTTGACCAAGCAGCAGGCGCGTTACTAGCGAACGCCGATGACTTATCTGCAGCAGTTGGTTCAGTATACGGCGAAGAAGCCGGTGCTCAATTTGAAGAAACATGGAAGTCACACATTGGCTACTTTGTGGATTACGTAACAGCAACAAGTGAAGGCAACAAAGAAGGCCAAGAACAAGCACGTGCTGAACTGGATCAATACATTGTCGACCAAGCAGCATTCTTAGATGCAGCAACAGAAGGTCGCGTACCAGCAGATGCACTTGAAGAAGGCTTAACAGCACACGTTGGACAACTACTTGGCGCATTTGATTCGTATGTAGCAGGCGACTTTGACGCTGCTTACAGCTCGATTCGTGAAGCTTATGCACATATGCAAATGCCAGCAGCAGGTCTATCTGCCGCGATTGTTGATCAATTCCCAGATCAATTTAGCGCAACAGAAATGCCATCTGAAATGCCGAAAACAGGCATGGGCGGCATGGCTGACCAAGGGTCATTCCCATTCTTATGGGTTCTTGCAGGCTTGATGTTAGCTGCATTGACTACAGTTGTAGCGGTTCGTACACGCAAACAGTAA
- a CDS encoding plastocyanin/azurin family copper-binding protein — MINKKFSFILAAGILSLSACGQEQPVTEETTEPMAEEQESTTEETTTEEPEEESTEEEGTEEEGAEEEGAEEEGAEEEPTQESAPEAMSGTASNLLSNGETTSFVFNEAGEFSVFCEPHPVMQMTVLVEEGAEAMDSVEVDIADYAFGEETITVAPGTTIVWTNQDQVQHNVAFK, encoded by the coding sequence ATGATTAACAAAAAATTTAGTTTTATTCTTGCGGCAGGTATTTTATCACTCTCCGCTTGTGGTCAAGAACAACCTGTAACCGAGGAAACAACAGAGCCTATGGCTGAAGAACAAGAAAGTACGACTGAAGAAACAACAACAGAAGAACCGGAAGAAGAAAGTACTGAAGAAGAAGGTACCGAAGAAGAAGGTGCTGAAGAAGAAGGTGCTGAAGAAGAAGGTGCTGAAGAAGAGCCTACACAAGAAAGCGCGCCGGAAGCAATGAGCGGCACAGCATCGAACCTGTTATCTAATGGCGAAACAACAAGTTTTGTCTTTAATGAAGCTGGTGAATTTTCGGTATTCTGTGAGCCACATCCGGTTATGCAAATGACCGTACTGGTAGAAGAAGGTGCAGAAGCCATGGATAGCGTAGAAGTTGATATCGCTGATTATGCATTTGGCGAAGAAACCATCACTGTTGCTCCAGGAACAACAATTGTTTGGACAAACCAAGATCAAGTTCAGCATAATGTAGCTTTCAAATAA